Proteins found in one Erythrobacter sp. 3-20A1M genomic segment:
- a CDS encoding DUF3597 family protein: MSTFTAITRAIFGDDHTTAPPSAPPVEDPQLIDLENHFDSMPGADHLNWRTSVSDLLELLGVEHDPESRAALARELGATEWTGTPEDDAWLHARLMRGIEHNGARVPPEFTE, from the coding sequence ATGAGTACTTTCACCGCCATCACCCGGGCGATCTTCGGCGACGACCACACGACCGCGCCCCCTTCGGCCCCGCCGGTGGAGGACCCGCAGCTGATCGATCTGGAAAACCATTTCGATTCAATGCCGGGGGCCGATCACCTGAACTGGCGCACCTCGGTCAGCGACCTGCTCGAATTGCTGGGCGTGGAGCACGATCCCGAAAGCCGCGCCGCGTTGGCGCGAGAGCTGGGTGCGACCGAGTGGACCGGCACACCGGAAGACGATGCCTGGCTGCACGCGCGGCTGATGCGCGGGATCGAACATAACGGCGCGCGGGTCCCGCCCGAATTCACGGAGTGA
- a CDS encoding type 1 glutamine amidotransferase domain-containing protein, translating to MSKVCILATNGFEQSELFKPKENLENAGIETEVVSIESGEIKAWDQDDWGKTIKVDKTLDEVKSCEGYDALMIPGGQINPDLLRVDDRAVALVREFDMAGKPIAAICHAPWMLIEAGIVEGKTATCYKSIRTDLKNAGANVVDTECAQDGNLITSRNPDDIPAFSEALIARVKEKVTENA from the coding sequence ATGAGCAAGGTATGCATTCTCGCCACCAATGGCTTCGAGCAGTCGGAACTGTTCAAGCCGAAGGAGAACCTGGAGAACGCCGGAATCGAGACCGAGGTGGTCAGCATCGAGAGCGGCGAGATCAAGGCTTGGGACCAGGACGACTGGGGCAAGACGATCAAGGTCGACAAGACCTTGGATGAAGTGAAGAGCTGCGAAGGCTACGACGCGCTCATGATCCCCGGTGGCCAGATCAACCCCGACCTGTTGCGCGTCGACGACCGCGCCGTTGCGCTGGTCCGCGAATTCGACATGGCAGGCAAGCCGATCGCGGCTATCTGCCATGCACCGTGGATGCTGATCGAGGCGGGCATCGTCGAGGGAAAGACGGCGACCTGCTACAAATCGATCCGCACCGATCTGAAAAACGCGGGCGCGAACGTGGTCGATACCGAATGCGCGCAGGACGGCAATCTGATCACCAGCCGCAATCCGGACGATATTCCGGCATTTTCCGAGGCGCTGATTGCCCGCGTTAAAGAGAAGGTAACCGAGAACGCCTAA
- the parC gene encoding DNA topoisomerase IV subunit A: protein MATTLDDDKDPFDAIVDAPFDSALEERYLVYALSTITARSLPDLRDGLKPVHRRLLWAMRQLKLNPTDAFKKSARVVGDVIGKYHPHGDASVYDAMVRLAQDFALRYPLVEGQGNFGNIDGDNAAAYRYTEARLTRTALRLMEGLDEGTVDFIPTYNGEEQEPEIFPGLFPNLLANGASGIAVGMATNIPSHNVSEIVDATLEVIDNPHVEHARLMELFKGPDFATGGLIVDSPETIANAYETGRGSFRVRGRFHAAEAGTAADRAAGIERMGGGQWQLVIDQIPYQVQKGKLIEQIAAAIADRKVPILEDVRDESDEAIRIVLVPRSRKVDPELLKESIYKLTDLETRFGLNLNVLDTQPGMGRTPMVMGLKELLENWVRSQIEILQRRSQHRLDQIARRLELVEGYIVAFLNLDRVIEIIRYEDEPKAVMMAEFSLTDRQAEAILNMRLRSLRKLEEMQLRAEKDELLKEQDELEKLLGSPARQRTRLKRDLNALKKEYGLDTPLGARRTHIEEAEPAVEFSMDAMIEKEPVTVILSQKGWVRAAKGHVELDQDFKFKEGDELAFAIHAQTTDKLLIAADDGRFYTMGADKLPGARGFGEPIRNTLDLDANAHIAALLVHRDGARVLLAADSGKGFAAETGELLAETRKGRQVMNLKGDAKLVVARPIGTGDDHVAAVGDNRKLVVFNLEEVPVMTRGQGVQLQRYRDGGLSDAITFKLEDGLSWPMGGETGRTRTETDIWQWKVARGAAGRMPPNGFPKDNRFH from the coding sequence ATGGCGACAACCCTGGACGACGATAAAGACCCCTTCGACGCGATCGTCGATGCCCCTTTCGACAGCGCGCTGGAGGAGCGGTATCTGGTCTATGCGCTCTCCACCATCACCGCGCGCAGCCTGCCCGATCTGCGTGACGGGTTGAAGCCGGTCCACCGCCGTCTGCTGTGGGCGATGCGGCAGCTGAAGCTCAATCCGACCGACGCATTCAAGAAATCGGCCCGCGTCGTGGGCGACGTGATCGGCAAGTATCACCCGCATGGCGATGCCAGCGTGTACGACGCGATGGTCCGCCTCGCGCAGGACTTCGCTCTGCGCTATCCGCTAGTGGAGGGGCAGGGGAACTTCGGCAATATCGACGGCGATAACGCCGCCGCCTATCGTTATACCGAGGCGCGCCTGACCCGCACCGCGCTGCGCCTGATGGAGGGGCTGGACGAGGGGACGGTCGACTTCATCCCGACCTATAATGGCGAGGAGCAGGAGCCGGAGATCTTCCCCGGCTTGTTCCCCAACCTGCTCGCCAACGGGGCCAGCGGGATCGCCGTGGGCATGGCGACCAACATCCCGAGCCACAACGTTTCGGAGATCGTGGACGCGACGCTGGAGGTGATCGACAACCCGCACGTCGAGCATGCGCGGCTGATGGAACTGTTCAAGGGGCCGGACTTCGCGACCGGCGGGCTGATCGTCGACAGCCCTGAAACGATCGCCAACGCCTACGAGACCGGGCGCGGCTCGTTCCGGGTCCGCGGGCGCTTCCATGCGGCGGAGGCCGGAACGGCGGCGGACCGCGCGGCGGGAATCGAGCGGATGGGTGGCGGGCAATGGCAGCTCGTCATCGACCAGATCCCCTACCAGGTGCAGAAAGGCAAGCTAATCGAGCAGATCGCAGCTGCCATCGCCGACCGGAAGGTCCCGATCCTGGAGGATGTGCGCGACGAAAGCGACGAGGCGATCCGCATCGTGCTGGTCCCGCGCAGCCGCAAGGTCGATCCCGAGCTGCTCAAGGAATCGATCTACAAGCTGACCGATCTCGAAACCCGCTTCGGCCTCAATCTCAACGTGCTCGACACGCAGCCGGGCATGGGCCGCACGCCGATGGTGATGGGGCTGAAGGAGCTGCTGGAAAACTGGGTCCGCAGCCAGATCGAGATCCTGCAGCGCCGCAGCCAGCACCGGCTCGACCAGATCGCCCGGAGGCTGGAGCTGGTGGAGGGCTACATCGTCGCCTTCCTCAACCTCGACCGGGTGATCGAGATCATCCGCTACGAGGACGAGCCCAAGGCGGTGATGATGGCGGAATTCTCGCTCACCGACCGGCAGGCAGAGGCGATCCTCAACATGCGGCTGCGCTCCCTGCGCAAGCTGGAGGAAATGCAGCTGCGAGCCGAGAAGGACGAGCTGCTGAAGGAGCAGGACGAGCTCGAGAAGCTGCTCGGCAGCCCGGCGCGCCAGCGTACGCGGCTGAAGCGCGATCTGAACGCGCTGAAGAAGGAATACGGCCTCGACACGCCGCTGGGCGCGCGCCGCACGCATATCGAGGAGGCGGAGCCCGCGGTCGAATTCAGCATGGATGCGATGATCGAGAAGGAGCCGGTGACGGTCATCCTGTCGCAGAAGGGCTGGGTCCGCGCGGCGAAGGGGCATGTCGAGCTCGACCAGGACTTCAAGTTCAAAGAAGGGGACGAGCTTGCCTTCGCGATCCACGCGCAAACCACCGACAAACTGCTGATCGCCGCCGACGACGGGCGGTTCTACACCATGGGGGCGGACAAGCTGCCCGGCGCGCGCGGCTTCGGAGAGCCCATTCGCAACACGCTGGACCTCGACGCGAACGCGCATATCGCCGCGCTGCTGGTGCACCGCGATGGCGCGCGCGTCCTGCTGGCGGCGGATAGCGGCAAGGGGTTCGCGGCGGAAACCGGCGAATTGCTGGCCGAAACGCGCAAAGGGCGCCAGGTGATGAACCTGAAGGGCGATGCGAAGCTGGTGGTCGCGCGACCCATCGGCACCGGGGACGATCACGTCGCCGCTGTGGGCGACAACCGCAAGCTGGTGGTGTTCAACCTGGAGGAAGTGCCGGTGATGACGCGCGGGCAGGGCGTCCAGTTGCAACGCTACCGCGACGGGGGGCTGTCCGATGCCATCACGTTCAAGCTGGAGGACGGCCTGAGCTGGCCGATGGGCGGCGAAACCGGGCGCACCCGGACAGAGACCGACATCTGGCAATGGAAGGTTGCGCGCGGCGCGGCTGGGCGCATGCCTCCCAACGGCTTCCCGAAGGACAACCGTTTTCACTGA
- a CDS encoding CoA pyrophosphatase — MSAPGSALFDRLAALFEEGHRADIPDLLTDERFAHTARSTDAAVLIAVTERENPGVILTQRPQDMRDHPGQVAFPGGKIDAGEDAIAAALREAEEEIALSPADVRVIGATDRYQTGTGFEITPVLGVIPPDLPLVANPGEVAAWFEAPLATLLDRASWEEHSAFWRGVERRYLEYHHDGYRIWGVTAAIIANLSRRIAYAELFDA, encoded by the coding sequence ATGAGCGCCCCAGGAAGCGCTTTATTCGATCGCCTCGCGGCCCTGTTCGAGGAGGGGCATCGCGCCGATATTCCCGACCTTCTGACCGACGAGCGCTTCGCCCACACCGCCCGCTCCACCGATGCAGCGGTGCTGATCGCCGTCACCGAACGCGAGAATCCGGGCGTCATCCTGACGCAGCGGCCCCAGGATATGCGCGACCATCCGGGCCAGGTCGCCTTCCCCGGCGGCAAGATCGACGCGGGCGAAGATGCGATCGCGGCGGCCTTGCGCGAGGCTGAGGAGGAGATCGCCCTGTCGCCTGCCGACGTGCGCGTGATCGGCGCGACCGACCGCTACCAGACCGGCACCGGGTTCGAGATCACCCCGGTGCTGGGCGTGATCCCCCCCGATCTGCCGCTGGTCGCCAATCCGGGCGAGGTCGCCGCGTGGTTCGAGGCACCGCTGGCGACCCTGCTCGACCGGGCAAGCTGGGAAGAGCATTCCGCGTTCTGGCGCGGGGTGGAGCGGCGCTATCTCGAATACCATCACGATGGCTATCGCATCTGGGGCGTGACCGCGGCGATCATCGCAAACCTGTCGCGCCGAATCGCCTATGCCGAGCTGTTCGATGCCTGA
- a CDS encoding DEAD/DEAH box helicase, with protein MKFEDLGLSQPILQALDLKNYTAPTPIQEQAIPTVLEGRDLLGIAQTGTGKTAAFMLPSIDRLSAGEHGAPAKSCRMLVLAPTRELAGQIAESARDYGALSGLTVASVVGGTSVGKDRQKLSRGVDILVATPGRLIDLIDQRVLTLRAVEILVLDEADQMLDLGFIHALRKIVDLLPEGRQTLLFSATMPKQIKDLAAKYLRNPAHVSVAPQSTTAERVEQFVTFVNQPEKQALLTLMLQKGFASGDMDLVLVFTRTKHGADRVVKKLGQAGIRANAIHGNKSQPQRERALDEFRRGKVKIMVATDIAARGIDIPGVSHVFNFELPNVAEQYVHRIGRTARAGREGMAISLCAPDERDYLRDIQRLTKVTLTKVPLPSGFRAVVEEEEERTRSAPQERAPRGGRDGQRGGGNRGPRREGGQGGQGRGGQRNNARGGKPNPNRRRDGEGEGRSEGQPRRVEATPRGNSQKPSPHARGRTGRQPR; from the coding sequence ATGAAATTCGAAGATCTCGGGCTGTCGCAGCCCATCCTCCAGGCGCTCGACCTGAAGAACTACACCGCCCCAACGCCGATCCAGGAACAGGCGATTCCCACCGTGCTGGAAGGGCGCGACCTTCTCGGCATCGCGCAGACCGGCACCGGCAAGACGGCGGCGTTCATGCTGCCCTCGATCGATCGCCTGTCGGCGGGCGAGCACGGCGCGCCAGCCAAATCGTGCCGCATGCTGGTGCTCGCACCGACGCGCGAACTCGCCGGCCAGATTGCCGAAAGCGCCCGCGATTACGGCGCGCTGTCGGGCCTGACCGTGGCCAGCGTGGTCGGCGGCACCTCCGTCGGCAAGGATCGGCAGAAGCTGTCGCGCGGGGTCGATATCCTCGTCGCGACACCGGGCCGCCTGATCGACCTGATCGACCAGCGCGTGCTGACGCTGCGCGCGGTGGAAATCCTGGTCCTGGACGAGGCCGATCAGATGCTCGACCTCGGCTTCATCCATGCCCTGCGCAAGATCGTCGACCTGCTGCCCGAAGGGCGGCAGACCTTGCTGTTCTCCGCCACCATGCCCAAGCAGATCAAGGATCTCGCCGCCAAGTACCTGCGCAATCCCGCGCATGTCTCGGTCGCCCCGCAATCCACCACGGCCGAGCGGGTCGAGCAGTTCGTCACCTTCGTCAACCAGCCGGAGAAGCAGGCGTTGCTGACCCTGATGCTGCAGAAGGGTTTTGCGAGCGGCGACATGGATCTGGTGCTGGTCTTCACCCGCACCAAGCATGGCGCCGACCGCGTGGTGAAGAAGCTGGGCCAGGCCGGTATCCGTGCCAATGCCATCCACGGCAACAAGAGCCAGCCCCAGCGCGAGCGGGCGCTGGACGAGTTCCGCCGCGGCAAGGTGAAGATCATGGTCGCGACCGATATCGCCGCGCGCGGGATCGACATTCCGGGCGTCAGCCACGTGTTCAATTTCGAGCTGCCCAATGTGGCCGAGCAATATGTCCACCGCATCGGCCGCACCGCGCGCGCCGGGCGCGAGGGCATGGCGATCTCGCTGTGCGCGCCGGACGAACGCGATTACCTGCGCGACATCCAGCGCCTGACCAAGGTCACGCTGACCAAGGTTCCGCTCCCCAGTGGCTTCCGCGCCGTGGTGGAGGAAGAAGAGGAGCGCACGCGCTCCGCCCCGCAGGAGCGCGCACCGCGCGGCGGTCGTGACGGTCAACGCGGTGGCGGCAATCGTGGCCCGCGCCGCGAGGGTGGCCAAGGCGGCCAGGGACGCGGCGGCCAGCGCAACAATGCGCGTGGCGGCAAGCCCAATCCGAACCGTCGCCGCGATGGTGAAGGCGAGGGCCGGTCCGAAGGGCAGCCCCGCCGCGTCGAGGCGACCCCGCGCGGGAACAGCCAGAAGCCCAGCCCCCATGCGCGTGGGCGCACCGGCCGCCAGCCGCGCTAG
- a CDS encoding alpha/beta hydrolase gives MPTVIFPGPEGRLEGRFSPPPRPRAPVAMILHPHPQGGGTMNEQITQRLYKTFVDRGFATLRFNFRGVGRSQGSFDNGVGELSDAAAALDWIQSIHEEAQVTWVAGVSFGALIGMQLLMRRPEIRGWISVGAPASMYDFSFLAPCPASGIFIHGAQDTVVQPNAVTKLVEKLRTQKHITVHHEEIPRANHFFENEQAELMASVDNYLDFRLDPSCPIT, from the coding sequence ATGCCCACCGTCATCTTTCCCGGCCCCGAAGGCCGCCTCGAAGGCCGTTTCTCCCCGCCGCCGCGCCCACGCGCGCCGGTCGCGATGATCCTGCACCCACACCCGCAGGGCGGCGGCACGATGAACGAGCAAATTACGCAGCGTCTCTACAAGACCTTCGTCGATCGCGGCTTCGCCACGTTGCGCTTCAATTTCCGCGGCGTCGGCCGCAGCCAGGGCAGCTTCGACAATGGCGTGGGCGAATTGTCCGATGCCGCCGCCGCGCTCGACTGGATTCAGTCGATCCACGAGGAAGCGCAGGTGACCTGGGTCGCGGGCGTCAGCTTCGGCGCGCTGATCGGCATGCAGCTGCTGATGCGCCGCCCCGAAATCCGCGGCTGGATCAGCGTCGGCGCGCCGGCGAGCATGTACGATTTCAGCTTCCTCGCCCCCTGCCCGGCCAGCGGCATCTTCATCCACGGCGCACAGGACACCGTCGTGCAGCCCAACGCGGTGACCAAGCTGGTCGAGAAGTTGCGTACGCAGAAGCACATCACCGTGCACCATGAGGAAATCCCGCGCGCGAACCATTTCTTCGAAAACGAGCAGGCCGAACTGATGGCCTCGGTCGACAATTACCTCGACTTCCGTCTCGATCCGAGCTGCCCGATCACCTGA
- a CDS encoding 2Fe-2S iron-sulfur cluster-binding protein, translated as MKVVFTTANDRRVEAQAEPGDNLLRVGQAAGLPLEGTCEGQMACSTCHVVVARDWFAKLPAASEDEEDMLDLAHGVRPTSRLSCQIDLTPDLDGLEVEIPSESRDMRGV; from the coding sequence ATGAAGGTCGTCTTCACTACCGCGAACGACCGGCGGGTCGAAGCGCAGGCGGAGCCGGGCGACAACCTGCTGCGCGTCGGGCAGGCAGCGGGCCTGCCGCTGGAGGGGACGTGCGAAGGGCAGATGGCGTGCTCCACCTGCCACGTCGTCGTCGCGCGCGACTGGTTCGCTAAATTGCCCGCAGCAAGCGAGGACGAGGAAGACATGCTCGACCTCGCCCACGGCGTGCGTCCAACCAGCCGCCTGTCGTGCCAGATCGACCTGACCCCGGACCTCGACGGGCTGGAGGTGGAGATTCCGTCTGAGAGCCGGGACATGCGCGGGGTGTGA
- a CDS encoding TonB family protein, with the protein MAYAQSGDPRSRATAVVTVVAVHGGLGALLLYGLAANGVIKIEEPKLVGGQIPIAPPPPPDPTPTQQVQPKDSAAAPKPYAPTPVLTFTPGPAVDTTDVFPQPLPTSFPTAGSGGIGGTGVGETPLPTPQPSFDPVPARVANDAGSWVTQSDYRTSWITREWAGTASFRLSIGTDGKVKQCSITRSTGHAALDDATCALVSKRAKFKPATGSSGAKVAGSYTGSVRWQIPR; encoded by the coding sequence ATGGCTTACGCACAATCGGGCGATCCCCGCAGCCGCGCGACCGCTGTCGTGACCGTCGTCGCGGTCCACGGGGGGCTCGGCGCGCTGCTGTTATACGGGTTGGCGGCGAACGGCGTCATCAAGATCGAGGAGCCGAAACTGGTCGGCGGGCAGATTCCCATCGCCCCGCCGCCACCGCCCGATCCCACGCCGACGCAGCAGGTCCAGCCGAAAGACAGTGCGGCCGCGCCCAAGCCATACGCGCCGACCCCCGTCCTTACCTTCACGCCCGGTCCGGCAGTCGACACCACGGATGTGTTCCCGCAACCCTTGCCCACCAGTTTCCCGACTGCGGGCAGCGGCGGCATCGGCGGCACGGGCGTAGGCGAGACGCCGCTACCCACGCCCCAGCCTAGCTTCGACCCGGTCCCGGCGCGCGTCGCCAACGACGCGGGCAGCTGGGTCACCCAGAGCGATTACCGCACGTCGTGGATCACGCGCGAATGGGCGGGCACGGCGAGCTTCCGCCTCAGCATCGGCACCGACGGGAAGGTGAAGCAATGTTCCATCACCCGCTCCACCGGCCACGCCGCGCTGGACGATGCGACCTGCGCGCTGGTCAGCAAACGGGCGAAGTTCAAGCCCGCGACCGGCAGCAGCGGCGCGAAGGTGGCGGGCAGCTACACCGGCTCGGTGCGCTGGCAGATTCCGCGCTAG
- a CDS encoding cysteine desulfurase family protein, whose amino-acid sequence MIYLDYQATTPLAPEARDAMLRWLDGPGGTAFGNPNSPHRMGRQAAAAVEFARDQVAALYPAGGRVIFTSGATEAINLAIRGTARPEGEPQGSISVSAIEHAAVLDTAHALGRCHELNVAKNGQCNTKQDLPDDTRLVAVMQVNNEIGTVQPTVDWHRKAKAANALYLCDAVQAYGKVEVTGADMIAVSAHKIHGPKGIGALWVRGGLELNEVQTGGGQEAGLRSGTLSPALCAGFGAAAQEAKERMTRDAEHVEELWQRARALFGQNWALNGSEEARWHGNLNLRQKGLDVNRLMSDCRDVMFSAGSACASGSGRPSHVLKAIGLSDKQAKSSIRLGFGRYTTIEEIEEAAHLINAAADAQR is encoded by the coding sequence ATGATCTACCTCGACTACCAGGCGACTACCCCCCTCGCGCCCGAGGCGCGCGATGCGATGCTGCGCTGGCTCGACGGGCCGGGCGGGACCGCGTTCGGCAATCCCAACAGTCCGCACCGGATGGGGCGGCAGGCGGCCGCCGCGGTGGAGTTCGCGCGCGATCAGGTCGCGGCGCTGTACCCGGCAGGCGGGCGGGTGATCTTCACCAGCGGGGCGACCGAGGCGATCAATCTCGCCATTCGCGGCACCGCGCGGCCTGAAGGCGAGCCGCAGGGTTCCATCTCCGTCTCCGCGATCGAGCATGCCGCGGTGCTCGACACCGCGCACGCGCTCGGCCGGTGCCACGAACTCAATGTGGCCAAGAACGGCCAGTGCAATACGAAGCAGGACCTGCCCGACGACACCCGGCTGGTCGCGGTGATGCAGGTCAATAACGAGATCGGCACGGTGCAGCCGACGGTCGACTGGCACCGCAAGGCGAAGGCCGCGAACGCGCTCTATCTGTGCGACGCGGTGCAAGCTTACGGCAAGGTCGAGGTGACCGGCGCCGACATGATCGCGGTCAGCGCGCACAAGATCCATGGGCCCAAGGGCATCGGCGCGCTGTGGGTGCGCGGCGGGCTGGAGCTGAACGAGGTGCAGACCGGCGGCGGGCAGGAGGCCGGCCTGCGCTCCGGCACGCTCAGCCCGGCATTGTGCGCAGGGTTCGGCGCGGCGGCGCAGGAGGCGAAGGAGCGGATGACGCGCGACGCCGAGCATGTCGAGGAGCTGTGGCAGCGCGCGCGGGCGCTCTTCGGCCAGAACTGGGCATTGAACGGCAGCGAGGAAGCGCGCTGGCACGGCAATCTCAATCTGCGGCAGAAGGGGCTCGACGTGAACCGGCTGATGAGCGATTGCCGCGACGTGATGTTTTCCGCCGGATCGGCCTGCGCCAGTGGATCGGGGCGCCCCAGCCATGTGCTGAAGGCGATCGGCCTGTCGGACAAGCAGGCGAAGAGCTCGATCCGCCTCGGCTTCGGGCGCTACACCACGATCGAGGAGATCGAGGAAGCCGCGCATCTGATCAACGCCGCGGCGGATGCCCAGCGATGA
- a CDS encoding aminotransferase class V-fold PLP-dependent enzyme, whose translation MEEGFRLWANPSSPHAEGRRARAALEDARERVKTALGWDGEVIFTSGASEAASLAQGHAAAPVTYMSSVEHDALMSDMVDFTFPVGKDGAVDAQLLSTSLTEHRTLVAVQHINSETGNRQGLARIGQTIHDNGALLLTDCAQSAGKFAVPPSDMAIVSAHKFGGPIGVGALLVKDYALLHPSGGQERGYRRGTENLPGALGMVAALEACGSPYIDPGVLEPLDRLASECRAVGGTWLSDDLSDPTPYIRALAMPNMSATAQVMRFDMAGIAVSQGSACSSGTMKTSRVLEAMQVEPEVATNTIRVSFGWNTTRAEVERFCEVWLDLAKA comes from the coding sequence ATGGAGGAGGGGTTCCGGCTGTGGGCCAATCCGTCGAGCCCTCATGCGGAGGGGCGCCGCGCGCGCGCCGCGCTGGAGGACGCGCGCGAGCGGGTGAAGACGGCGCTGGGGTGGGATGGCGAGGTTATCTTTACCAGTGGTGCGAGCGAGGCGGCTTCGCTGGCGCAAGGTCATGCAGCTGCCCCGGTAACCTATATGTCCAGCGTCGAGCATGATGCGTTGATGTCCGATATGGTCGATTTCACCTTTCCGGTCGGGAAGGACGGAGCCGTGGATGCCCAGCTGCTCAGCACGTCCCTGACCGAACATCGCACCCTCGTCGCGGTGCAGCACATCAATTCGGAAACCGGCAACCGGCAGGGGCTGGCTCGGATCGGACAAACCATCCATGACAACGGTGCCCTGCTGCTGACAGATTGCGCCCAGAGCGCGGGAAAATTCGCGGTCCCGCCATCCGACATGGCCATCGTCTCGGCGCACAAGTTCGGCGGCCCTATCGGCGTCGGTGCGCTGCTAGTGAAGGATTATGCCCTGCTCCACCCCAGTGGAGGGCAGGAACGTGGCTATCGCCGGGGGACCGAGAACCTGCCCGGCGCGCTCGGAATGGTTGCGGCGCTAGAGGCGTGCGGGAGCCCCTATATCGACCCGGGAGTGCTCGAACCGCTCGACCGCCTTGCCAGCGAATGCCGCGCCGTTGGCGGTACATGGCTGTCCGATGATCTGTCCGACCCGACCCCCTACATCCGCGCCCTTGCCATGCCGAACATGTCGGCTACCGCGCAGGTCATGCGCTTCGATATGGCAGGGATCGCGGTGTCTCAGGGCTCTGCCTGCTCGAGCGGGACGATGAAGACGAGCCGGGTGCTGGAGGCGATGCAGGTCGAACCCGAGGTCGCTACCAATACGATTCGCGTCAGCTTTGGCTGGAACACCACACGCGCTGAGGTGGAACGCTTCTGTGAGGTCTGGCTTGATCTGGCAAAGGCATGA
- a CDS encoding CCA tRNA nucleotidyltransferase, translating to MPDRLPDAPWLRREDLPQLVAALGAENVRWVGGAVRDTLLGLPVNDVDAATPLLPQTVIDRLKAAAIKVVPTGIEHGTVTAVLPEGPVEVTTLRRDVSTDGRHATVAFATEWREDASRRDFTINALYADPETLAVHDWFDGLADLAARRVRFIGDARQRIREDHLRILRYFRFQSRFGSFPPDAEAAEACAELAPMLKGISRERIANELLRLLGADGAEQTVRWMAELGVLAVVLPEADVARYDIAREERAHGIAADPIRHLAALLPAEPETAASVASRLRLSNAQKKRLVAAAAREAGDADDPRALAYRLGTQSAIDRLLLAGRDASALRDFVPPVFPLKGGEIVARGVAAGPEVARVLRAVEARWVAEGFPDRRRVQELLEDELGDLTGGS from the coding sequence ATGCCTGATCGGCTGCCCGATGCCCCATGGCTGCGGCGCGAGGATCTGCCGCAACTCGTCGCCGCGCTGGGGGCCGAAAACGTGCGCTGGGTCGGCGGGGCGGTGCGCGACACTTTGCTCGGCCTGCCGGTCAACGATGTCGACGCGGCCACGCCCCTGCTGCCGCAAACCGTGATCGATCGGCTGAAGGCGGCGGCAATCAAGGTCGTCCCCACCGGGATCGAGCACGGGACGGTCACCGCCGTGCTGCCGGAAGGGCCGGTCGAAGTCACCACGCTGCGCCGCGACGTTTCCACCGACGGGCGGCACGCCACCGTCGCCTTCGCCACCGAATGGCGCGAAGATGCCAGCCGGCGCGACTTCACGATCAATGCGCTCTACGCCGATCCGGAGACGCTGGCGGTCCACGACTGGTTCGACGGGCTGGCCGATCTGGCGGCCCGCCGGGTGCGCTTCATCGGCGACGCGCGGCAGCGTATCCGCGAGGATCACCTTCGCATCCTGCGTTATTTCCGTTTCCAGTCGCGCTTCGGCAGTTTCCCGCCCGACGCGGAGGCGGCCGAGGCATGCGCCGAACTCGCCCCGATGCTGAAAGGCATCAGCCGCGAGCGGATCGCGAATGAGCTGCTGCGGCTGCTGGGCGCCGACGGCGCAGAGCAGACGGTGCGCTGGATGGCCGAGCTCGGCGTGCTGGCGGTGGTGCTGCCCGAGGCGGATGTCGCGCGTTACGACATCGCGCGCGAGGAGCGGGCGCATGGCATCGCCGCCGATCCGATCCGGCACCTCGCCGCGCTGCTGCCCGCCGAACCCGAGACCGCCGCCAGTGTCGCCAGCCGCCTGCGCCTGTCGAACGCGCAGAAGAAGCGGCTGGTCGCCGCCGCCGCGCGCGAGGCGGGCGATGCGGACGATCCGCGCGCGCTCGCCTATCGGCTGGGGACGCAGAGCGCCATCGACCGACTGCTGCTGGCCGGACGGGATGCGAGCGCGCTGCGCGATTTCGTGCCCCCCGTCTTCCCGCTGAAAGGTGGCGAGATCGTCGCGCGTGGCGTGGCTGCCGGGCCGGAGGTTGCGCGCGTGCTGCGCGCGGTCGAGGCGCGCTGGGTGGCGGAGGGGTTCCCGGATCGCCGGCGGGTCCAGGAACTGCTCGAAGACGAACTCGGCGACCTGACTGGCGGGAGCTAA